The proteins below are encoded in one region of Acidithiobacillus ferrooxidans ATCC 23270:
- a CDS encoding ParB/RepB/Spo0J family partition protein — protein sequence MAKVDLSENLFDEMKRTLAEMAGDSGETAAKADRLPGRRNSGQEAARADERNAVASGTVGGGAASALFLALSEIEPDPEQPRKTFVASGAQDAIDNDLELLKESILQHGVLQPIAVHPVASGRYRIIAGERRWRASMAARDSGQPCGRKGYDLSRIPAVILEPDTDADRLEMQLVENLARADMTPVDTAKAVKQLMDSLDPKPSLADLGKRLGRSKAWVHQMLSLGSEDAQAVAEYLGVPLESIGQTDISRMKGWMKDEDKRIVLDAIRASLQAGETLSRVLVDREEDRYEQGLSGKPQEVDMQQENGAVMGSHPARAFDANGEEVDLSTIDLRSIDSDEDIEDGGAVDENGVVVGDPADGASLPGASLPGASLPNQVTVTLPRPLLERAFAKAGRELPGTMGTVEIVEVLELVLNE from the coding sequence ATGGCCAAGGTAGATCTTTCAGAGAATCTCTTTGATGAGATGAAGCGCACGCTGGCCGAGATGGCGGGAGATTCCGGCGAGACCGCTGCCAAAGCCGATCGTCTACCCGGTAGACGAAATTCGGGGCAGGAAGCGGCCCGTGCGGATGAACGGAATGCCGTCGCGAGCGGAACGGTCGGCGGCGGAGCCGCTTCGGCGCTCTTTCTGGCGTTGTCGGAGATCGAGCCGGACCCGGAGCAGCCGCGCAAGACGTTTGTGGCATCCGGGGCGCAGGACGCCATCGACAATGATCTGGAACTGCTGAAGGAGAGCATCCTGCAGCATGGGGTATTGCAGCCCATCGCGGTACATCCTGTCGCGTCGGGAAGGTATCGGATCATAGCGGGCGAGCGGCGCTGGAGGGCATCCATGGCTGCCCGAGACAGTGGCCAGCCATGCGGTCGCAAGGGCTATGACCTATCCCGGATTCCCGCCGTGATATTGGAGCCCGACACAGACGCCGATCGGCTGGAAATGCAGCTGGTCGAAAATCTGGCGCGAGCGGATATGACGCCTGTGGATACGGCGAAGGCCGTAAAGCAGTTGATGGATAGCCTGGATCCCAAGCCGAGCCTGGCGGATCTGGGCAAGCGGCTGGGTCGATCCAAGGCATGGGTACATCAGATGCTCTCTCTGGGAAGCGAAGATGCGCAGGCGGTGGCGGAGTATCTGGGCGTGCCGCTGGAGTCCATCGGGCAAACGGACATCAGTCGCATGAAAGGATGGATGAAGGACGAGGACAAGCGCATCGTGCTGGACGCCATCCGTGCCAGCCTGCAGGCCGGGGAAACCCTCTCCCGCGTGCTGGTGGATAGAGAGGAAGATCGCTACGAACAAGGTTTGAGCGGAAAACCGCAGGAGGTAGACATGCAGCAGGAAAATGGGGCCGTGATGGGTTCGCACCCTGCAAGGGCTTTTGATGCCAATGGGGAAGAAGTGGATTTGTCCACGATCGATCTGCGCAGTATCGATAGCGATGAGGACATCGAGGATGGGGGCGCCGTGGATGAGAACGGAGTGGTCGTCGGAGATCCGGCGGATGGAGCATCCCTGCCGGGAGCATCCCTGCCGGGGGCATCCCTGCCGAATCAGGTGACGGTGACCCTCCCCCGCCCTTTGTTGGAGAGGGCTTTTGCAAAGGCCGGGCGCGAATTGCCCGGGACGATGGGAACGGTGGAGATCGTTGAGGTGTTGGAATTGGTGTTAAACGAGTGA
- a CDS encoding ParA family protein, which translates to MPQIITVTNQKGGVGKTALAVHIAAYASMAAKKKTLLVDMDGQRNATFITTGEPYGRGKSVLELWDGDTRLEFQDTRYGDLQILPGHQHVHLVEKQGLKAGQEAMSRLLDIDFDVVVIDTPPAAGVQQLAPLYLGGLLVAPVEPDLLALQGLTSLLKVWREIASQVDLGLSLVINKRVLNSTNQQMVVDAITESGFGQHVLPVHLTNRQIVSNAMKQGMPVWKLDPKDAAAAKWAMACKMILETDRVPTEETVKEG; encoded by the coding sequence ATGCCACAGATCATTACCGTGACCAATCAGAAGGGCGGAGTAGGAAAGACCGCTCTTGCCGTTCACATTGCGGCTTACGCCAGCATGGCGGCGAAGAAAAAGACCCTGCTCGTGGATATGGACGGCCAACGCAACGCCACTTTCATCACTACGGGGGAGCCGTATGGCCGCGGCAAATCGGTATTGGAACTGTGGGATGGGGACACCCGCCTGGAGTTCCAGGATACCCGGTATGGGGATCTCCAAATCCTGCCAGGCCACCAGCATGTGCATCTGGTGGAAAAGCAGGGATTGAAGGCCGGACAGGAGGCAATGAGCCGTTTGCTCGACATCGATTTCGATGTGGTGGTCATCGACACGCCACCAGCCGCCGGCGTACAGCAGCTGGCCCCGCTCTATCTGGGCGGATTGCTGGTGGCGCCCGTGGAGCCCGACCTGCTGGCGTTGCAGGGGCTCACTTCGCTGCTCAAGGTTTGGCGGGAGATCGCCTCGCAGGTCGATCTGGGATTGTCCCTGGTCATCAACAAGCGGGTTTTGAACTCCACGAATCAGCAGATGGTCGTGGATGCGATCACCGAATCGGGTTTCGGTCAGCATGTGCTTCCGGTGCATCTGACCAATCGGCAGATTGTTTCCAACGCCATGAAACAGGGGATGCCCGTCTGGAAGCTGGACCCGAAAGACGCAGCGGCGGCGAAATGGGCCATGGCCTGCAAGATGATTCTGGAAACGGACCGGGTGCCGACGGAAGAAACGGTGAAGGAGGGATAA
- a CDS encoding cytochrome P460 family protein: protein MAKTGGILKVHRYPGGALVVKENFAKDKKPTGVTAMLKLKGYDSADRDWVMAAYDPRGKILAYGKMGSCIACHVMGRKQDLVFAPPPTQLLPVSTWKAFFRKQEISPVYAHLLKTHAANVMQ, encoded by the coding sequence ATGGCCAAGACCGGAGGTATTCTCAAGGTTCATCGCTATCCCGGCGGCGCATTGGTGGTCAAGGAGAACTTCGCGAAGGATAAGAAGCCGACCGGGGTCACGGCAATGCTCAAACTCAAGGGATATGATTCGGCGGATAGGGATTGGGTGATGGCCGCCTACGATCCTCGGGGGAAGATATTGGCCTACGGCAAGATGGGATCCTGCATCGCCTGCCATGTGATGGGCCGCAAGCAGGATCTGGTTTTTGCTCCCCCGCCGACCCAACTCCTGCCGGTTTCTACCTGGAAGGCGTTTTTCCGAAAACAAGAGATTTCTCCGGTCTACGCCCACCTCTTGAAAACGCATGCCGCGAATGTCATGCAGTGA
- a CDS encoding aldo/keto reductase encodes METITIGHSAVVTSRIGLGTWAIGGWMWGGTDEKESIQTIQRAVERGITLIDTAPVYGFGRSEEIVGRAIQEGKLRDKVQLATKLGLAWKDGKVFRDSRPTRIRQEIEDSLHRLRTDRIDLYQVHWPDLETPLEETARVLEDLCREGKILAIGVSNFTPTQMDAFRSAARLDALQSPYNLFERGIEAAELPYAEKTGLTVLGYGALCRGLLSGRIQADTKFEGDDLRRIDPKFQGERFPHYLRAVDELRELAQRRYGKSVLALAVRWVLDQGPTIALWGARHPGQIDSVNEVEGWKLDADCKTEIEAILARCVPNPVGPEFMAPPAKRPGMV; translated from the coding sequence ATGGAAACCATTACCATCGGCCATAGCGCCGTTGTCACCTCACGTATCGGCCTCGGCACTTGGGCCATCGGCGGCTGGATGTGGGGCGGCACAGATGAGAAGGAGTCCATTCAAACCATCCAACGCGCCGTAGAGCGCGGCATCACGCTGATCGATACCGCCCCGGTTTACGGTTTCGGACGGTCGGAGGAAATCGTCGGCCGGGCGATTCAGGAAGGCAAACTGCGGGACAAAGTACAGCTTGCCACCAAGCTCGGTCTTGCCTGGAAGGACGGCAAGGTATTTCGCGACAGCCGTCCGACTCGCATCCGTCAGGAAATCGAGGATTCGCTGCACCGCCTGCGCACAGATCGGATCGATCTCTACCAGGTGCACTGGCCGGACTTGGAGACGCCGCTTGAGGAAACCGCCCGAGTGCTGGAGGATCTTTGCCGCGAAGGCAAGATCCTCGCCATCGGAGTCAGCAATTTCACACCAACGCAGATGGACGCTTTCCGCTCCGCTGCCCGGCTGGATGCGCTACAGTCTCCTTATAACCTATTCGAGCGCGGCATCGAGGCGGCCGAACTGCCTTACGCCGAGAAAACCGGCCTCACTGTGCTCGGTTACGGTGCGCTGTGCCGCGGCCTCCTGAGCGGACGAATACAGGCAGATACGAAATTCGAGGGTGATGATCTCCGCCGTATCGACCCGAAATTCCAAGGCGAACGCTTCCCCCATTACCTCCGCGCGGTGGATGAACTGCGCGAACTTGCGCAGCGACGCTATGGCAAATCTGTACTAGCTTTGGCCGTGCGCTGGGTACTGGATCAGGGGCCAACCATTGCGCTTTGGGGCGCGCGCCATCCCGGCCAGATCGATTCGGTGAACGAGGTGGAGGGTTGGAAGTTGGATGCCGACTGCAAGACAGAGATCGAAGCCATCCTTGCGCGCTGTGTACCGAACCCGGTGGGGCCGGAATTCATGGCGCCCCCAGCCAAGCGCCCGGGAATGGTCTGA
- a CDS encoding EAL domain-containing protein, translating into MFYKYGTDNVQGRSLNHSHPQSPRHNSYVPRWLHRLWLGFMAVVLVAGAWLAWSDWQQTRSWEISGLRTLVASVAEGTRVMLDGTRISLVLLGRQLESGSPVLGPGAGKMLRDYLALQPDLAAVGTRIPDGQVLTAGGGRHFLADLLFALDNPVNARRLGLNPVQRSALAQCLHSPGFCLGPPVRDVFAGAGHGLWMIPLFQVVPIKGGSRQLVALLPLVDGRMPSWRGLPLPSRVSIFLLRDDGFLESRSPPPTQTTYAVRQHGIAARYVLAHPELPSGVYYGLSTAVDQWRLGAVQRIKGYPLVAGVGIPRSVLWADWWNSVEGPAAGAFGLLLLSIFGYGYLRRVGREREGERQSAEQTLWEEKERAEVTLHSIGDAVITTDTEGRVMDMNVVAEALMGYARTEAVGRPLEDVFRIVQEGSHAHLDNPVRRVLEEGQVVRLANHTMLLTKDGQERAIEDSAAPIRDRQGVLLGVVLVFHDVTEKRRLIAELAHQATHDALTGLPNRVLFMDRLGHDRAQTLRHEHLLAVGILDLDGFKQVNDHFGHASGDALLQEMAQRLHREMRSGDTLARMGGDEFGLLLPDVGNLEQVEDACTRLLEVLRAPFYLGDEEIPLSSSIGLTSYPLDDSLPEDLLRHADLALYAAKAAGRDRYHWFDWPMDKLQQEAMEVRKMTENALDRGRLLLHYQPVVEIGNGPVGVEALIRLDHPERGLLPPAAFAAALDAPRLTRRIGCFVLATALTQTQTWHRQGMPLRISVNISAHHLLDQRFLSDLRAALDAHPDLPPSAVEIEITETAPLLDFAGARETLLACNRLGVRIALDDFGTGNASLTYLQKLPAQTIKIDQSFVRDIINDPKDYAIVSGVVTSARLLGLEVIAEGVETAEHAAMLGHLQCHCLQGYAIARPMAPEAIPGWIRQYKPLLYHGFSATPTPTGMISIHNQRVKRFIEALRHQTPFPSLVIEPEAEQQCHLGLWLQGEGRLQYGDDAAFYQQLLARHAHLHALAREAKALYDAGDGEGAEQKGAELERENQALNSLIITTH; encoded by the coding sequence ATGTTTTATAAATATGGTACCGACAACGTCCAGGGACGCAGTTTGAATCACTCGCACCCGCAATCGCCCCGACACAACTCCTATGTCCCGCGCTGGCTGCACCGGCTTTGGCTGGGTTTCATGGCGGTCGTGTTGGTGGCAGGGGCATGGCTGGCCTGGTCCGACTGGCAGCAAACCCGGTCTTGGGAGATATCCGGCCTTCGGACGCTGGTGGCATCGGTGGCGGAGGGGACGCGGGTGATGCTGGATGGCACCCGGATCTCGCTGGTGTTGCTGGGGCGGCAATTGGAGTCGGGTTCGCCGGTCCTGGGCCCCGGCGCAGGAAAAATGCTGCGGGACTATCTCGCGCTGCAGCCGGATCTGGCCGCTGTGGGGACCCGCATACCCGATGGGCAGGTGCTAACGGCAGGCGGAGGCCGGCATTTCCTCGCCGATCTCCTGTTTGCCCTCGATAACCCGGTGAATGCCCGGCGGCTGGGGCTAAATCCGGTGCAGCGGAGCGCGCTGGCCCAATGCCTGCATTCCCCGGGCTTCTGCCTTGGCCCTCCGGTACGCGATGTTTTCGCCGGGGCCGGTCATGGCCTCTGGATGATCCCCCTCTTTCAAGTAGTTCCGATCAAGGGCGGCAGCCGGCAATTGGTCGCCTTGCTGCCGCTCGTGGACGGTCGCATGCCGTCCTGGCGGGGGCTGCCGCTGCCATCCCGGGTGTCCATCTTCCTGCTGCGGGACGACGGCTTCCTGGAAAGCCGTTCTCCGCCGCCCACCCAGACCACCTACGCCGTCCGCCAGCACGGCATTGCCGCGCGCTATGTCCTTGCCCATCCGGAACTGCCGTCGGGCGTCTATTATGGCCTGTCCACGGCGGTGGACCAGTGGCGCCTGGGTGCCGTGCAGCGGATCAAAGGCTATCCCCTGGTGGCAGGGGTGGGCATTCCGCGTTCCGTTTTGTGGGCGGACTGGTGGAATAGCGTCGAGGGGCCAGCCGCCGGTGCGTTCGGTCTGCTGCTGTTGTCCATCTTCGGCTACGGCTACCTGCGGAGGGTCGGCCGAGAGCGGGAGGGGGAACGGCAAAGCGCGGAGCAGACCCTGTGGGAGGAGAAGGAGCGGGCGGAAGTCACCCTGCATTCCATCGGGGATGCGGTGATCACCACCGATACCGAAGGCCGGGTGATGGACATGAACGTCGTCGCCGAAGCGTTGATGGGCTATGCCCGGACGGAAGCCGTGGGCAGGCCCCTGGAAGACGTCTTCCGCATTGTCCAGGAAGGCAGCCATGCTCATTTGGACAATCCCGTCCGGCGAGTTCTGGAAGAGGGCCAGGTGGTGAGGCTGGCCAACCACACCATGCTCCTCACCAAGGACGGCCAGGAACGCGCCATCGAGGACAGCGCGGCGCCCATCCGAGACCGGCAGGGCGTACTGTTGGGCGTGGTCCTGGTCTTCCACGACGTCACCGAGAAGCGCCGGCTGATCGCCGAACTGGCCCATCAGGCCACCCACGACGCCCTCACGGGCCTCCCCAACCGGGTGCTCTTCATGGACCGGCTGGGCCATGATCGAGCCCAGACCCTGCGCCATGAGCACCTGCTGGCGGTGGGTATCCTGGACCTGGACGGCTTCAAGCAGGTCAATGACCACTTCGGACATGCCTCCGGCGACGCGCTGCTGCAGGAAATGGCACAAAGGTTGCATAGGGAAATGCGTTCCGGGGACACCTTGGCACGCATGGGCGGCGACGAGTTTGGGCTGCTCCTCCCGGATGTCGGGAACCTGGAACAGGTGGAAGACGCCTGCACGCGCCTGCTGGAAGTGCTCCGCGCTCCCTTCTATCTAGGAGACGAAGAGATCCCGCTGTCCTCCAGCATCGGCCTGACCAGCTATCCGCTGGATGACAGCCTGCCAGAGGACCTCCTGCGCCATGCGGATCTGGCCCTCTATGCGGCCAAGGCCGCCGGGCGGGATCGCTATCATTGGTTCGACTGGCCGATGGATAAGCTGCAGCAAGAGGCCATGGAGGTGCGGAAGATGACGGAAAATGCGCTCGATCGGGGCCGCCTGCTGCTCCACTATCAGCCCGTGGTGGAGATCGGCAATGGTCCCGTGGGCGTGGAGGCCCTGATCCGCCTCGACCACCCCGAGCGCGGCCTGCTGCCTCCCGCCGCCTTCGCCGCCGCCCTCGACGCACCGCGCCTGACCCGGCGCATCGGCTGCTTCGTGCTTGCCACGGCTCTGACCCAGACCCAGACTTGGCATCGGCAGGGCATGCCCTTGCGCATCTCGGTGAATATCAGCGCCCACCATCTCCTGGACCAGCGCTTTCTGTCCGACCTGCGGGCCGCCCTCGACGCCCATCCGGATCTGCCCCCATCCGCCGTCGAGATCGAGATCACCGAAACGGCCCCGCTGCTGGATTTCGCCGGGGCGCGGGAAACCCTGCTGGCCTGCAACCGCCTGGGAGTGCGCATCGCCCTCGACGACTTCGGCACCGGCAACGCCTCGCTGACCTATCTGCAGAAGCTGCCCGCGCAGACCATCAAGATCGATCAGAGCTTCGTGCGCGACATCATCAACGATCCCAAGGATTACGCCATCGTCTCCGGCGTGGTCACCAGCGCCCGACTCCTGGGCCTGGAAGTGATTGCCGAAGGGGTGGAAACGGCCGAACACGCCGCCATGCTTGGCCACTTGCAGTGCCACTGCCTGCAAGGCTATGCCATCGCCCGGCCCATGGCACCGGAAGCGATCCCGGGTTGGATCAGACAGTATAAGCCTTTGCTTTATCATGGCTTTTCTGCAACTCCTACCCCAACTGGCATGATTTCAATTCATAATCAACGTGTTAAAAGATTTATTGAGGCGCTGCGCCACCAGACTCCCTTTCCCTCCTTGGTCATCGAACCCGAGGCGGAGCAGCAATGCCATCTGGGACTATGGTTGCAAGGGGAAGGGAGGCTCCAATATGGGGACGACGCGGCCTTCTACCAGCAATTGCTGGCACGGCATGCCCATCTGCACGCCCTGGCCCGGGAAGCCAAGGCCCTGTACGACGCGGGGGACGGGGAAGGGGCGGAGCAGAAAGGGGCGGAGTTGGAACGGGAAAACCAAGCGCTGAACTCGCTCATCATCACAACTCATTGA